A genome region from Marinifilum sp. JC120 includes the following:
- a CDS encoding galactose mutarotase: MGVTYKPWGRTSSGREAMLFTLENSTGCKAHISTYGSTLTGLEIPVDGERLDVVLGFDSLQEYMTDGNYMGATVGRVAGRISTASFELDGQKFQLDSNEGPNHLHGGANGFNRQIWEVAAIEDKQNTPSLTLSLISLHLAGGYPGNLKVEATFILNETSLRITYRATTDSPTPLNMTAHPYFNLNGDGREISNHQLKIFSTKSTKFDEALIPDGNVIDICGTEADFSEFTTLGKTAQDRFYVLENECEELIPVAIARSNESGLEMEIRSNQRGVQLYTADGVKEGTRGKHEIKYGPQCGFCIEPMGYPDAVNRPEFPSVILHPGEKYNHSTEYRFRRIS; encoded by the coding sequence ATGGGAGTAACTTACAAACCATGGGGCCGCACTTCCTCCGGAAGAGAAGCAATGCTCTTCACTCTGGAAAACAGCACAGGCTGCAAAGCGCATATATCCACATACGGATCAACTCTGACCGGGCTGGAAATCCCAGTTGATGGAGAAAGACTTGATGTTGTGCTGGGGTTTGATTCTTTGCAAGAATACATGACTGATGGCAACTACATGGGAGCCACTGTGGGCCGGGTTGCCGGAAGAATTTCAACTGCATCTTTTGAGCTGGACGGACAAAAATTTCAACTGGACAGCAACGAAGGTCCCAACCACCTTCATGGCGGAGCAAACGGTTTCAACCGACAAATCTGGGAAGTTGCAGCAATTGAGGACAAACAAAACACTCCCTCCCTGACTCTTTCTCTTATCAGCCTGCACCTTGCAGGCGGATACCCCGGAAACCTGAAAGTGGAAGCAACCTTCATCCTGAACGAAACATCTCTGCGTATCACCTACCGGGCTACAACTGACAGCCCCACCCCCCTGAATATGACGGCACATCCCTACTTCAACTTAAATGGGGACGGACGCGAAATAAGTAATCATCAATTGAAGATTTTTTCTACAAAATCAACTAAGTTCGATGAAGCTCTCATTCCTGATGGCAATGTCATTGATATTTGCGGCACTGAAGCTGACTTCAGCGAATTTACCACGCTGGGCAAAACCGCACAGGACCGCTTTTATGTTCTGGAAAATGAGTGCGAAGAACTTATTCCGGTAGCCATTGCCCGCAGCAATGAATCTGGGCTTGAGATGGAAATCCGTAGCAATCAACGTGGAGTGCAACTCTATACTGCCGACGGCGTAAAAGAAGGAACTCGCGGAAAACACGAAATTAAGTACGGCCCTCAATGCGGCTTCTGTATTGAACCCATGGGCTACCCGGACGCGGTCAACAGACCCGAATTTCCCTCCGTGATTCTGCATCCCGGAGAAAAATACAATCATTCAACCGAGTACAGGTTCCGCAGGATTTCCTGA
- a CDS encoding carbohydrate kinase: MKQFFIAGLGEILFDVLADYEEIGGAPVNFAYHAGKLGADGAAVSTIGDDERGRRASKELMNRELCLSGVSIDRDHETGYVEARLDDQGVATYYFPDDIAWDHLKLNDTAMGFAPQVDAVCFGTLAQRSEISKKAIHTFLDAAPQALKVYDMNLRQLFYSKEIIAESLQRADVLKLNDDEIKVIATMFELKGSERDMLKKLHNEFELKCSVLTRGSNGSLIISDTDGVEHPGIKIKEIADTIGAGDSFTASVAIGLLLDHSLEEISEHANRLAAHVCTCKGAMPAIPNEFKLIK, translated from the coding sequence ATGAAACAATTCTTCATCGCGGGACTTGGCGAAATATTATTTGACGTACTGGCTGATTATGAAGAGATCGGCGGTGCCCCGGTCAACTTTGCGTACCACGCTGGCAAACTAGGCGCTGACGGCGCAGCCGTCTCTACTATCGGAGATGATGAACGTGGTCGCCGGGCATCCAAAGAATTGATGAACCGTGAACTCTGCCTCTCCGGGGTCAGCATTGACCGCGACCATGAGACCGGATACGTGGAAGCCCGCTTGGATGATCAGGGCGTGGCAACCTACTACTTCCCGGACGACATTGCTTGGGACCACCTGAAATTGAACGATACCGCCATGGGCTTTGCCCCGCAGGTGGATGCGGTCTGCTTCGGCACCCTTGCCCAGCGCAGCGAGATAAGCAAAAAGGCGATCCATACTTTTCTGGATGCCGCCCCGCAGGCCCTCAAGGTTTATGACATGAACCTGCGCCAGCTTTTTTATAGCAAGGAAATCATTGCTGAATCCCTGCAACGGGCTGATGTGCTTAAACTGAATGATGACGAAATTAAAGTCATCGCGACCATGTTTGAACTTAAAGGCAGTGAGCGGGATATGCTCAAAAAACTGCATAATGAATTCGAACTGAAATGCTCAGTTCTGACCCGTGGAAGCAACGGCAGCCTGATCATTAGTGACACCGATGGAGTTGAGCATCCCGGAATAAAGATTAAAGAAATTGCCGATACTATCGGTGCAGGTGATTCTTTTACCGCATCGGTTGCCATAGGACTGCTGCTGGATCATTCGCTGGAAGAAATTAGCGAACACGCCAACAGGCTGGCTGCCCATGTCTGCACTTGCAAAGGGGCTATGCCCGCTATTCCTAACGAATTTAAATTGATAAAATAA
- a CDS encoding D-lyxose/D-mannose family sugar isomerase, translated as MKRSEINALIVKAKEFYASHRFNLPKWAFWGPEDWKGKGESEVVRNMLGWDLTDYGKGDFDKLGLILFTIRNGNLQTGDPKPYAEKIMILREGQLCPMHFHWSKREDIINRAGGNLVIKLYGSNEDESMSDKPLEVSVDGFIRTVKPGGVIVLEPGESICLEPGMYHCFYCEEGTGDVMVGEVSAVNDDNIDNRFHEPLPRFPEVDEDEEPIHLLVTDYGKYV; from the coding sequence ATGAAGAGAAGCGAGATCAACGCATTAATCGTCAAAGCCAAAGAATTTTACGCCAGCCACCGTTTCAACCTGCCCAAATGGGCCTTCTGGGGACCGGAAGATTGGAAAGGCAAAGGCGAAAGCGAAGTTGTGCGCAACATGCTCGGCTGGGATTTGACCGATTACGGCAAGGGCGACTTCGACAAACTGGGGCTGATCCTGTTCACCATCCGCAACGGTAACCTTCAGACCGGAGACCCAAAGCCTTACGCAGAAAAAATCATGATTCTGCGTGAAGGCCAACTTTGCCCCATGCATTTCCACTGGTCCAAACGCGAGGATATCATCAACCGTGCAGGCGGCAACCTTGTCATCAAGTTATACGGATCTAATGAAGACGAATCCATGTCCGATAAGCCGCTGGAAGTAAGCGTGGACGGTTTTATACGCACCGTGAAACCGGGCGGCGTGATCGTACTCGAACCAGGGGAATCCATCTGCCTTGAACCGGGCATGTACCACTGCTTTTACTGCGAAGAAGGAACCGGAGACGTCATGGTCGGAGAAGTAAGCGCGGTCAACGATGACAACATCGACAATCGCTTTCACGAACCACTGCCCCGCTTCCCCGAAGTGGACGAGGACGAAGAGCCGATCCATTTGCTGGTTACTGATTATGGAAAATATGTGTAA
- a CDS encoding LacI family transcriptional regulator codes for MGHMTLKDLAGKLGISASTVSRALHDHPDISDKTKEVVMAAAEKYGYQPNPIAQSLKKQSSKIIGVIVPEIRHNFFATVISGIEEVAYNAGYIIMVCQSNETLQREIMTTKALAANRVAGVLMAISLETTTCDHMRTIMRQGIPLVQFDRVVDELDTGKVVIDDFRASYRMTSHLIDRGYKRIGFLAGREGISMNRLRFNGYLQALKNHSIPFYPELNINIGGCRGSNGRTGADEYLKMDNPPDAILCINDPVAVGAFCRFREEGWRIPEDVALAGFSGSPESALIEPGLSSVDQPAFEMGKTAATLLLKQLKEKENFRPETITLETKLLIRGSSYKEVI; via the coding sequence ATGGGACACATGACCCTCAAAGATCTCGCAGGCAAACTGGGAATATCCGCATCCACGGTTTCACGCGCCCTGCACGATCACCCGGACATCAGTGACAAGACCAAAGAAGTGGTCATGGCAGCGGCTGAAAAATACGGCTACCAGCCCAACCCCATTGCCCAGAGCCTGAAGAAGCAAAGCAGCAAGATCATCGGGGTGATTGTCCCTGAAATCCGGCACAATTTTTTTGCCACAGTTATCAGCGGCATTGAAGAGGTGGCCTACAACGCCGGGTATATCATCATGGTCTGCCAGTCCAACGAGACCCTGCAACGGGAGATAATGACCACCAAGGCTCTGGCTGCCAACCGGGTGGCCGGGGTGCTCATGGCAATTTCCCTTGAAACTACCACCTGCGACCACATGCGCACCATAATGCGGCAGGGTATCCCGCTGGTCCAGTTTGACCGGGTTGTAGATGAGCTGGATACCGGAAAAGTAGTCATTGATGATTTTCGGGCCTCATACAGAATGACTTCCCACCTTATTGACCGGGGATACAAACGTATCGGTTTTCTTGCCGGACGCGAAGGTATCTCCATGAACAGACTGCGCTTCAACGGCTATTTGCAGGCACTCAAAAACCACAGCATTCCCTTTTACCCGGAACTGAACATCAACATCGGCGGTTGCCGGGGCAGCAACGGACGAACCGGAGCAGATGAGTACCTGAAGATGGACAATCCCCCGGACGCCATACTGTGCATTAATGATCCCGTGGCTGTAGGCGCGTTCTGCCGATTCCGCGAGGAAGGCTGGCGCATCCCCGAAGATGTGGCCTTGGCAGGATTTTCCGGCTCACCTGAATCCGCACTCATCGAACCGGGGCTGAGCTCGGTGGACCAACCCGCCTTTGAAATGGGCAAGACAGCTGCCACCCTGCTCCTCAAGCAGCTCAAGGAAAAAGAAAATTTCCGTCCTGAAACCATCACTCTTGAGACAAAGCTGCTCATCCGCGGATCGAGCTACAAGGAAGTGATTTAA
- a CDS encoding carbohydrate ABC transporter substrate-binding protein encodes MKQSLIKLCLVFAAVMLLAVPQVSQAKELKGDLEIFSWWAGDEGPALQALIGLYKGQYPNVNVIDATVSGGSGVNAKAVLKTRMLGGEPPDSFQVHAGQELIGTWVKSDRMEDLTFLFKEQGWMDAFPKGLVKLIGTDKGIWSVPVNIHRSNVMWYIPANLKKWGVEAPKNWNDFLKIAPKLQKEGITPLAMGANWTATHLWESVVIASIGAEKWNNLWTGKMKFNSPEMIKAWELFGKILPYTNTDAASLSWQQATDMVIDGRAAFNIMGDWAAGYMETTKKMVPGKDFAWLASPETEGVFIFLADSFGLPKGAPNRDNAIAWLKLLGSKKGSDTFNPLKGSISARTDTDLSKYNVYLQSAAKDFAKDAVAASLIHGAAANETFMGGFAQVMEMFLKTKNAKATAMASQQLADKAQIGK; translated from the coding sequence ATGAAACAGTCCCTAATTAAACTTTGCTTGGTGTTCGCGGCGGTAATGCTGCTGGCGGTTCCGCAGGTCTCACAGGCCAAGGAACTCAAAGGCGATCTTGAAATTTTCTCATGGTGGGCGGGTGATGAAGGTCCGGCTTTGCAGGCCCTGATCGGTCTATATAAAGGCCAGTACCCCAATGTTAACGTCATTGACGCTACCGTCTCCGGCGGTTCCGGCGTTAACGCCAAGGCTGTACTGAAAACCCGCATGCTCGGTGGTGAGCCGCCGGACAGCTTTCAGGTTCACGCAGGTCAGGAACTCATCGGAACATGGGTTAAATCCGATCGCATGGAAGATCTGACCTTCCTGTTCAAAGAACAAGGCTGGATGGACGCTTTCCCTAAAGGTTTGGTCAAGCTGATCGGTACTGACAAGGGTATCTGGTCTGTTCCCGTTAATATTCACCGCTCCAACGTGATGTGGTACATCCCTGCCAACCTGAAAAAATGGGGCGTGGAAGCACCTAAAAACTGGAATGATTTCCTGAAAATTGCTCCCAAACTCCAGAAAGAAGGCATCACCCCTCTCGCCATGGGTGCAAACTGGACCGCAACCCACCTTTGGGAATCCGTTGTTATCGCATCCATCGGTGCTGAAAAATGGAACAACCTCTGGACTGGCAAAATGAAGTTCAACAGCCCTGAAATGATCAAGGCTTGGGAACTCTTCGGCAAAATCCTGCCTTACACCAACACCGATGCAGCCTCTCTTTCATGGCAGCAGGCAACCGATATGGTTATCGACGGTCGCGCAGCATTCAACATCATGGGTGACTGGGCCGCAGGTTACATGGAGACAACCAAGAAAATGGTTCCGGGCAAAGACTTTGCTTGGTTAGCTTCCCCTGAGACAGAAGGTGTATTCATCTTCCTCGCTGACTCCTTCGGTCTGCCCAAGGGCGCACCCAACCGCGACAACGCTATTGCATGGCTGAAACTGCTCGGTTCCAAGAAAGGCAGTGATACTTTCAACCCCCTCAAGGGTTCCATCTCCGCCCGTACTGATACCGACCTGAGCAAGTACAACGTTTACTTGCAGTCCGCAGCCAAAGACTTCGCCAAGGACGCTGTTGCAGCATCCCTGATCCACGGCGCAGCAGCCAACGAAACCTTCATGGGCGGCTTCGCACAGGTCATGGAAATGTTCCTGAAGACCAAGAATGCCAAGGCTACCGCCATGGCAAGCCAGCAGCTGGCTGACAAAGCCCAGATTGGCAAATAA
- a CDS encoding galactokinase: MHSMEAYRKHLDEGGFDRQLSLIHSHAAIDESRERMADLLHCMLEHFGRNKIGFASAPGRTEMGGNHTDHNHGHVLAAAVNLDCLAAFSRAEDNVVTIISEGYNPITVNISDTAPRKEEKETSAAIVRGVADGLRKRGFNIGGFNACVHSTIPAGAGLSSSAAFEVLVGRIFSYLFNKGKVGPLEIASVSKQAENIHFGKPCGFMDQMTSSFEGILSIDFDDPSNPGITRVEPGFNADNDSDGFYGTGYRLCVIDTGGSHADLTPDYAAIPQEMFQAAKCCGQDQAKGLTMNRVLDHMDSIRESVGDRAVLRLLHFLGENERALRQAKALIDGNMDDFLRLVAQSGHSSRDLLQNCYSPSTPKRQPIPLALTLTELILGSQGVGRVHGGGFAGTIQTYVHNSDFERYCHAMGKVFGEKSIIELTLRQPGNEFLTITETGTGA, encoded by the coding sequence ATGCATTCCATGGAGGCTTATCGTAAACACCTGGATGAAGGCGGATTTGACCGGCAACTCAGCCTGATACATTCACACGCCGCAATAGATGAGTCACGTGAGCGCATGGCCGATCTTCTGCACTGCATGCTTGAACATTTCGGCCGAAACAAAATTGGCTTTGCCAGCGCACCGGGCCGAACCGAAATGGGCGGCAACCATACCGACCACAACCACGGTCATGTGCTGGCCGCAGCTGTCAATCTGGACTGCCTTGCCGCTTTTTCCAGAGCCGAAGACAACGTGGTGACCATTATTTCCGAAGGCTACAATCCCATCACTGTAAATATTTCTGACACCGCCCCCCGCAAAGAAGAAAAAGAAACCAGCGCAGCGATCGTACGCGGAGTAGCTGACGGACTGCGCAAACGGGGATTTAATATTGGTGGTTTCAACGCATGTGTGCACAGTACTATCCCTGCCGGGGCCGGACTGAGTTCTTCCGCTGCGTTTGAGGTGCTGGTGGGCCGTATTTTCAGCTATCTTTTTAACAAGGGGAAAGTTGGCCCCCTTGAAATTGCCAGCGTCTCCAAGCAGGCCGAGAACATCCATTTCGGTAAGCCCTGCGGTTTCATGGACCAGATGACCAGCTCATTTGAGGGCATCCTGTCCATTGATTTTGATGATCCGTCCAATCCGGGAATCACCCGTGTGGAACCGGGTTTCAATGCAGACAACGACTCCGATGGATTTTACGGAACCGGATATCGACTTTGCGTCATCGATACCGGAGGCAGCCACGCTGACCTGACCCCGGATTATGCAGCTATCCCGCAGGAAATGTTTCAGGCCGCCAAGTGTTGCGGGCAGGATCAGGCCAAAGGACTAACCATGAACCGAGTTCTGGACCATATGGACAGCATCCGGGAAAGTGTCGGAGATCGCGCCGTCCTACGCCTCCTTCATTTCCTTGGAGAAAACGAACGGGCCCTGAGACAGGCCAAAGCCCTGATTGATGGAAATATGGATGATTTTTTACGGCTTGTTGCTCAGTCCGGGCACTCCTCCCGCGATTTGCTCCAAAACTGCTACAGCCCAAGCACGCCTAAAAGACAGCCCATCCCGCTGGCCCTGACACTCACCGAACTGATTCTAGGCTCACAAGGGGTGGGCCGGGTCCATGGCGGCGGGTTTGCCGGAACCATCCAAACCTACGTACATAATTCTGATTTCGAGAGATATTGCCATGCCATGGGAAAAGTTTTCGGTGAAAAGTCAATAATCGAACTGACTCTCCGCCAACCGGGAAATGAGTTCCTGACCATAACTGAAACAGGTACAGGAGCATAA
- a CDS encoding UDP-glucose--hexose-1-phosphate uridylyltransferase, giving the protein MSKAFQDHPHKRFNPLTGEWVLVSPHRTKRPWQGKQEKPAQNTLPPYDDKCYLCPGNTRNQGATNPDYNDVFIFDNDFPALLHESVDSFSDDDNLFKIEPESGTCRVVCFSPRHDLTISRMQPEAVRKVVDAWCDQCKELGEREDIGYVQIFENRGDIMGCSNPHPHGQIWATRSIPVIPEAEDKYQQEYLDKKGECLLCRYLEREIVNKERIIFENDSFIALVPFWAVWPFEAMLLPKSHMGAITEMNPRQRDELADALIRMGTRYDNLFETSFPYSMGIHQRPTRKNGDHWHWHWHIHYYPPLLRSATVKKFMVGFEMMGMPQRDITAEQSAKQLRELPEIHYLDRGE; this is encoded by the coding sequence ATGAGCAAAGCATTTCAGGACCATCCGCATAAAAGATTCAATCCCCTGACCGGAGAATGGGTGCTTGTTTCACCGCATAGGACTAAACGTCCGTGGCAGGGCAAGCAGGAAAAACCTGCCCAAAACACCCTGCCCCCATATGATGACAAGTGTTACCTCTGCCCCGGTAATACCCGCAATCAAGGTGCGACCAATCCTGATTACAATGACGTTTTTATTTTCGACAACGACTTTCCCGCACTGCTCCATGAATCAGTGGACAGCTTCAGCGACGATGACAATCTTTTTAAAATTGAACCTGAAAGCGGAACCTGCCGGGTAGTCTGCTTCTCTCCCCGCCATGACCTGACCATTTCACGCATGCAGCCGGAAGCCGTTCGAAAAGTAGTTGATGCGTGGTGCGACCAGTGCAAGGAGCTGGGAGAACGTGAAGATATCGGCTATGTGCAGATTTTTGAAAACCGGGGCGACATCATGGGCTGCTCCAACCCTCATCCTCACGGACAAATCTGGGCCACCCGTTCCATTCCGGTCATCCCGGAAGCAGAAGACAAATACCAACAGGAATACCTTGATAAAAAGGGAGAATGTCTGCTCTGCCGTTATCTGGAGCGGGAGATTGTAAACAAAGAAAGGATCATTTTTGAAAATGATTCCTTTATCGCTCTTGTCCCTTTCTGGGCTGTCTGGCCCTTCGAAGCCATGCTGCTGCCTAAATCCCATATGGGCGCCATAACTGAAATGAATCCGAGACAGCGCGATGAACTTGCCGATGCACTGATACGCATGGGCACCCGCTACGATAATCTTTTCGAGACATCTTTCCCCTACTCTATGGGTATCCACCAGCGGCCCACACGGAAAAATGGAGATCACTGGCACTGGCACTGGCACATTCATTATTACCCGCCCCTGCTGCGTTCAGCCACGGTGAAAAAATTCATGGTCGGCTTTGAAATGATGGGCATGCCCCAGCGAGATATTACTGCTGAGCAAAGTGCCAAGCAGTTGCGAGAACTCCCTGAAATTCATTATCTGGACCGGGGAGAATAA
- a CDS encoding sugar ABC transporter permease, giving the protein MREASRDRLKAFLTLLPSIILIAVFVYGFIGNTIWISMTDWGGSGALAFDPQKNFIGLDNYVDLFNGFLSAGFRQDLVNAVYYSLMLLAGAIGLGMFIAILLDQKPKGEDVLRTIFLYPMSLSFIVSGTIWRWLLAPQGGVNVLPTYLGFDALDFQWTSSTKAILEFNWQNILQILIYIAAFILILVGLFLLKGDPQKAVKRWLGPGVVIGAFAWLGGSLLPKTLFMEEMHGFNLATLGIIIATVWQYAGYTMALYLAGFNGISQDLRDAAMLDGASSTNYYRYVAIPMLKPITISAVIILSHISLKMFDIIFAMTGPDNAQTGHPALNMYMTTFRANDFARGAAIAIVLFLVAGTFIVPYVIGQYKQRRRG; this is encoded by the coding sequence ATGAGGGAAGCATCACGGGACAGACTGAAGGCGTTTTTAACCCTTCTGCCATCAATCATCCTGATCGCCGTTTTCGTTTACGGTTTTATCGGCAACACCATCTGGATTTCCATGACCGATTGGGGCGGCTCCGGAGCACTGGCTTTTGATCCGCAGAAAAATTTCATCGGTCTGGATAACTACGTGGACCTGTTCAATGGATTCCTTTCCGCCGGATTCAGGCAGGACCTTGTCAACGCGGTCTACTATTCGCTTATGCTTTTAGCCGGAGCTATCGGCCTTGGCATGTTCATCGCCATCCTGCTGGACCAGAAACCCAAAGGCGAAGACGTCCTGCGGACAATATTCCTGTATCCTATGTCCCTTTCCTTTATTGTCTCCGGTACTATTTGGCGTTGGCTGCTGGCACCGCAGGGCGGAGTCAACGTGCTGCCCACCTACTTGGGTTTCGATGCCCTTGATTTTCAGTGGACATCATCCACCAAGGCCATTCTTGAATTCAACTGGCAAAATATTTTACAGATCCTTATCTATATTGCAGCGTTTATCTTGATTCTGGTCGGACTGTTCCTTCTTAAAGGCGATCCGCAAAAGGCAGTTAAACGCTGGCTTGGTCCCGGAGTAGTTATCGGAGCATTCGCATGGCTGGGCGGCTCCCTGCTTCCCAAGACCCTGTTCATGGAAGAAATGCACGGCTTCAATCTCGCCACACTGGGTATCATCATCGCCACAGTCTGGCAGTACGCGGGCTACACAATGGCTCTCTACCTTGCCGGATTCAACGGAATTTCACAGGATTTGCGCGATGCGGCAATGCTCGACGGAGCAAGCTCCACCAACTATTACCGCTATGTCGCAATTCCCATGCTCAAACCCATCACCATAAGTGCGGTGATCATCCTCTCGCACATCTCGCTGAAGATGTTCGACATCATTTTCGCCATGACCGGACCGGACAACGCCCAGACCGGGCACCCGGCCCTGAATATGTACATGACCACCTTCCGGGCCAACGATTTTGCTCGGGGAGCGGCCATTGCCATTGTACTTTTTCTGGTGGCAGGCACCTTCATCGTTCCCTATGTGATCGGCCAGTACAAGCAAAGGAGAAGGGGATAA
- a CDS encoding carbohydrate ABC transporter permease yields the protein MSTTTQKSSITPGSILLYGSLFVLALLFLMPAYMAIVTALKDPANISLPTAWELPEKFNWQSFPQAFGLLKSNIASSLILTVCATALSTVLGSLNGYVFSKWKFKGSELIFTLFLFGMFIPYQVILIPLFQTLRAMNLYGGLPGLILAHVVYGLPITSLIFRNFYSQIPTALVESARLDGAGFFSIYTKIVFPLSIPGFVVTSLWQVTQIWNEFLWGICLTRHEDNPITVGLAQLAGGQAVSWNLPMAGSMMAALPVLMIYIFLGRYFIRGLLAGSVKE from the coding sequence ATGAGTACTACAACCCAGAAATCATCCATTACCCCCGGCTCCATCCTGCTTTACGGCTCACTTTTTGTACTGGCTCTGTTATTCCTCATGCCGGCCTACATGGCGATTGTCACCGCACTTAAGGACCCGGCAAACATCAGCCTGCCCACAGCATGGGAGCTGCCGGAAAAATTTAACTGGCAAAGTTTCCCGCAAGCCTTTGGACTGCTCAAGTCAAACATTGCCAGTTCACTGATCCTGACCGTCTGCGCCACCGCACTTTCCACGGTACTCGGTTCACTGAACGGCTACGTATTTTCCAAGTGGAAATTCAAAGGCAGCGAGCTGATTTTCACACTGTTTCTGTTCGGCATGTTCATCCCCTATCAGGTTATCCTGATCCCGCTGTTTCAGACCCTGCGGGCCATGAACCTGTACGGCGGGTTACCGGGTTTAATTCTTGCCCACGTGGTTTACGGGCTGCCCATCACCTCGCTGATTTTCCGTAACTTTTACTCTCAGATCCCTACCGCGCTGGTGGAATCCGCAAGGCTGGACGGGGCCGGATTTTTTTCCATCTACACCAAGATAGTCTTCCCGCTGTCCATCCCCGGTTTCGTAGTCACCAGTCTCTGGCAGGTTACCCAAATCTGGAACGAGTTTCTCTGGGGGATCTGTCTAACACGCCACGAAGACAACCCCATCACCGTAGGGTTGGCCCAGCTAGCTGGCGGACAGGCCGTAAGCTGGAACCTGCCCATGGCCGGATCAATGATGGCTGCGCTCCCGGTACTCATGATTTATATCTTTCTCGGCAGATACTTTATCCGCGGATTACTTGCTGGTTCAGTAAAAGAGTAA
- the ugpC gene encoding sn-glycerol-3-phosphate ABC transporter ATP-binding protein UgpC, with the protein MANVELKNVIKRYGSVEVIHGVDLSVNDNEFIVLVGPSGCGKSTLLRMVAGLEDISGGDIHIGERVVTNVSPKDRNVAMVFQNYALYPHMSVGENMGFSLKMHKKSKNEIEQRVNDVAKILELEPYLHRKPSELSGGQRQRVAMGRAMVRNPDVFLFDEPLSNLDAQLRTQMRMELRKMHMRLKTTTIYVTHDQIEAMTLADRIVILKDGHIQQVGTPVEVFEKPNNVFVAQFIGNPPMNILEGEIKVIDGKRYVVKGNTKFPVQDHQGPNLKDGDPVLAGLRPDSIKMGDNIERLQKDWWCSGEVVVSEILGAHSLLEIIIDGENELIAEVEGRVVAHPGEIVPIGFEFDRMVLFDSETKEALY; encoded by the coding sequence ATGGCAAACGTAGAGCTTAAGAACGTCATCAAGCGTTATGGATCAGTCGAGGTCATCCACGGTGTGGACCTTTCGGTAAACGACAACGAATTCATCGTGCTGGTCGGCCCTTCGGGATGCGGCAAGTCCACCCTGCTGCGCATGGTAGCCGGTCTTGAAGACATCAGCGGTGGGGACATCCACATCGGCGAACGGGTGGTCACCAATGTATCCCCCAAGGACCGCAACGTGGCCATGGTTTTCCAGAACTACGCCCTCTACCCGCACATGAGCGTTGGCGAAAATATGGGTTTCTCCCTGAAGATGCATAAAAAGTCCAAGAACGAGATTGAACAGCGCGTAAACGACGTTGCCAAGATTCTCGAACTGGAACCCTACCTGCACCGCAAGCCCTCGGAACTTTCCGGTGGACAACGCCAGCGTGTAGCCATGGGCCGGGCCATGGTCCGCAATCCCGATGTATTTCTTTTCGATGAACCGCTCTCCAACCTTGATGCCCAACTGCGCACCCAGATGCGCATGGAACTGCGCAAGATGCACATGCGGCTCAAGACAACCACCATCTACGTCACCCATGACCAGATCGAAGCCATGACCTTGGCCGACCGCATTGTCATCCTCAAGGACGGCCATATCCAGCAGGTGGGCACCCCGGTGGAAGTATTTGAAAAACCCAACAATGTATTTGTAGCCCAGTTCATCGGTAACCCGCCCATGAACATCCTTGAGGGTGAGATCAAGGTTATTGACGGCAAACGGTATGTTGTCAAAGGCAATACTAAATTTCCAGTGCAGGACCATCAGGGTCCGAACCTCAAAGACGGTGATCCGGTACTGGCCGGACTGCGCCCGGACTCCATCAAAATGGGAGACAATATCGAGCGGTTGCAAAAAGACTGGTGGTGCAGCGGAGAAGTTGTCGTCTCTGAAATCCTCGGTGCCCATTCATTGCTTGAAATCATCATTGATGGCGAAAACGAACTCATTGCCGAAGTGGAAGGCCGGGTTGTTGCCCATCCCGGCGAGATTGTTCCCATCGGATTTGAATTTGACCGCATGGTCCTTTTCGATTCTGAAACGAAAGAGGCGCTTTACTAG